atatatataattaaatataattcataaatttttcataaaaataaatcaattcaaaaatcgatttgattcgatttgaacatataaattattattcggttcggtttaactaatttttttctctttaaaaccgaaccgaatcgaatcgaaataattaaaatttttataatataaaattgaaccaattaaattttaaaattgaatcgATTAAATCAAATTGACTCGATTCGATTTGAATCAAAATCTGCTCGGCTCTAATTATGATACCGTTTCTAagcagatgaagaagaagagcatAATGAATTAGGGACCTCTTCGTTACTCTGCTATGTGTGCTTCTCTTTAATTTGCTCCCGCCattaatgagagagagagagagagagagagagaaatatgagaccatttgtaaataataaaagtTATAAAGATCTTAAAGTAATTCAtccataattttattattttaatattataatttaaattttatttttttaattacatttaaattttgaaattttaatttgatgATACCCATATATTGGCATGTcaacataaaataatttttaataggaATAAAGTATAATTTCCTCCTAGTACTTATTGATAAGGTTAAATTtagttcaattttaattttttatttaatttaatttataaattttaatttatgtctaatttattaaaatttttaggaaaGTGTAACTCACTCATCATTTTGATGCGTAAGttgcctttttttttattttttaaatatttttaaagttaattattttttaatgttaattacttagttaattatttttaatcttaattaattaactataattagttatttttatactttactttttttagtattaattaataaaatgaaaaaaataatatttttatatttttagttttatttaattataattttataattttaaattaaaagcatggagtacaaaaatcatatttttttatttaaataattaaaattaattaaaaatttaattaattttatgaaaatataaagatattttctatattttcagtttaattaataatattgaataataaaaatattatttttattttttatttaaataattatatagtataaaaataatattttaatattaaaaaaattattaaatattaaaaattatatatattaatcaatTGTGCTAATTTGAACATAGACcaaaatttataagttaaattaaatcaaaaattaaaaattgactaaattaaaCATCTTCAATAAATACAAGAGATAAATTGAGTTTTATTCCATTTTTAATATATCAAGTTAATATTTTACCCTCTTTTTTTCCCATACACACCTGCCAGGAAAAGAAATAtacattttttataataaaaaaaagaaattcttcAAAGGGATAAGAGCAACTGTGCTTCATGTATATTTTTCCGGGTACAAGGCcctgaataatatatacataagtTCTTCACAATTTGTAAATGCAGAGGGATGGAATCAACAATTAACACCATATCCAAAACAAAACCAAAGAGATCGAATATGGCACAACAAATTGGCTTTAACCTAACAACATGTTTTCACTTTCTTCACCACAAAACGCGTCTACTTCCATTGCATTTCCCTCATGGATCCTCCATGGCAAGACTTTTCAGCACCCTAAGCTTGCGTGATCTGTTGATGTATTCTCCATCTCGAAACTGTTTGATGCGAAATCCAATTCACTGATATCACTTTCACCAATGGAGGCAATGTCAATCTCATGTTGCAATCGAGGAGGAGAAAACAAGAAAGGCTTTGGAGGCACTTCAATGGCATCTGCATCCCCAGTTAACATCTCCAACACCCTTGTCATCGAGGGACGTTCTTTAGGGTTTATTTGAATGCACCATAGGCCTACCAAAACCATCTTCGTTACTATGTTAGCATCCTCATGTTCATAAGACTCCAAGTTTTTCTGCTCAACCAGCTTATAGATGCAACTTGGGAAGTATGCTTCGCTCGAAGTGGTTGTGCCTGGTTCGATACGATTCTTCCCTTCGAACATCTCTAGTAGCAGCATCCCAAAGCTATAAACATCAGACTTATGAGAAGCATTCCCAAAATTTCTCATGAAAATCTCCGGAGCAATATAGCCAATGGTTCCCTTTGCATTTGTCATCAACACTGCGCTTTGACTTCGAGAGTATATTTTTGCCAATCCAAAATCAGAAATTTTGGGATTGAAATTCTGATCTAGCAACACATTTTGAGGCTTTATGTCGAGATGAAGGATTCGTGACTCACAACCATTGTGCAAATACTCTATTCCATGAGCAATTCCTATGGCAATTTCAAGCATCCTTGACATTCCTAACGAAAGACAGAACTCTTCATTGGATAGTAAGTCTGCTAGTGACCCATTAGGCATGTACTCATAGATGAGAGCTTGTCTTGAACCATTCCAGCTGAAACCCAGTAAGCTTATAACATTAACATGGTGTATTCTACCAATGGTGgcaatttcattaataaaatcaTGGCCTATGTGGTTAGATTTTTCGAGCAATTTCACCGCAACAAGGCGACCGTCTGATAAATTTCCCTTATAGACATTTCCACATCCTCCTTCACCCAATTTTTCTTTGAAACCTTTGGTCATCTTCTTAATATCGTTGTGGGTATAGTTGGTTAGCAACCCTGATCGATACGTTCTAATAAACCGTTTAGTATTTATTCCTTCTCCTGTATTTTGACTCTCTGTCTTGATCAAGGCAGTTGAAATTCGCTTTCTCATCAAGGCTACAACAATAATAGCCGTGGCTGAACATCCTGCTGCAACACCTGCATATATGCCACAAAGCTTGGTGATCGATAAGCTTCGGGGCATACGTATGGAGAAAAAGATGAACAACCAaaaaccaaaaataaaaaataaaaaataaaaaatcgatccTTTATTTCCTCCAACCACGCATAAGCTATATGATAATTAATTGTTCAGTATATATACTTAATGCACATGCacttgaaataataataattaattgttCACAATATGACCCTGCCCTTTTTTCTTTCAGTTTTAGTGTACATCTCTAGATTCATAATTTCAGTGTACAAGCAGATTTACCTAAAATGAGCTCCCACTTTATCCATTTCTTCTGACATTGATTTCTGCAAGGGTCACAAACAGACAATATTATTAACTTGGTGGTCAATAGAATAATTGTCATGCATATATCAATTGCAGAAACTTGACAAGAAGACGAGACATATGCAGCTAACAAGAGGTCGCAATTCGTTGAGCCCGACATGTCGGATTCAAATTGAGCCTGACCCAACAGCAAGTTGGGTCGACCATAAGACTGAAGAAAAGGATTTTCTGGGACCCAAAGAAATGTGAAAAAGAAGCAGCATTTAAGTAGATTTATGTACCCACACCTGCAGAACCACACAAGCACAAAAATATCTAACCCGGTTAGGAAAATGTATGTGTCCcatattttaattatttgacTCAGTTTTAAATGTCACCAATGCACATAATTAATTTGACAAATCAGATCCGACAAATCAAACGGCTGCCCTCTCTCTAAAGAAATCAAACTGTTGCCCTTGTGATACCGGTAGCCGTTGCTAGTTGTAATAGTTTCCTTTATTAATATGCATAgaaaaaaattatgaattattaAATCATCCTACTACATTTCTCTAGCTTCTTttgtaataaattattttaaaaacttaGTTAAATTCTcacaaaattatatttaatttttattttttaaaatatttttttaaatcttttattttaaatatgaaaattgataagaaaaatcaattaaaataaacttTTGTAAAATTTTAGATTCCAAATAGAAggtaaaacttttatttgaattaaatgataacgaaatttattttaaatgagattgtatggactaATTATTAGAAAATTCTAAATTATCATAAATTATATGAGACTATTAAATCTCAAAGTCGAACTTTAATAGAAGTCAATTAtactaaaaaaaattctaaattatCCTTTTGTTAAACACTGTTATCCAAATTTCAATTGGGCACAGTGAATGTGAAACATATCAAACATTTTTTAAGGAgaaattttaattagaaaataatatttttcacgccacaaattatatgataattgaagTAACATAAATTATATAATGAATCGGTTATTTCACATAGACAATCCTGCATGGAATGGCAAACCAATCATGAAATGACAATTAATCTAAAATGGATctcataaaatttaattttatccaTATATTAAAAATAGTTTTCTTTTTCTAAATTAAAACCACCTTTTTATGCTTAATTGTCCTTATACTATTGGTTTGTCATTCCATGTCAAACGCTGACATGGAATTGCGGTTGTACTATATAATTAGGCATTGTATCATTACTACACATTGGTACTAGCTACCAAAAATCATGGATATGAGATTGCAAAATAGATAACTTACTGGAAGATAGGAAAAATAACTTACTCGTGGAGGCAAACGATTCTCCTTAAACTACCATCAAATCCACACCGTCCACCTGTCGCATTGCAGCTATTACACTCCTCAAAATTTGGCCAAGTCAAAGGAAACCCATCAGCCAACACATCAACCAGCTCAATCCTATGCTTCCTATTCCTATCGATCAAGAACCCATAGCTAGCCATTGACACAGGAATCCTGATCAAACTGCAACCCTTCATGTTTAACGAAGGGCTGAGTCTGGGTGGATCAAATTGACTCCCATTCTGCCATAGATAAAGCGCATCGCCACCTCTACAAGTATAGTTACGCACTACCTTTTCAAGAAATTCATGAGGAAGTTTCAGCTCACCAGGACACTGAAGCAAAGAAACATTAGTGGCCCAAGGAGGGAGGCTAAGAGGAGGAATATAACCACTAGCCATTATTGTGAGATTACGTAACGAAGTGCAAGAGCCAGCCATCAAGTCCTTGATAAGTTGCATATCAATGACGGTGATCAATCTTTCTGATAGAAAAAGATTTTTCACCTGGTAACGCCTGCCAGAAAGAATGATGCCGGAGAGAGAGGATGATTCGTCGCAGGCGATTTGGTAGCCAGGGAGGCCACAGTCTTGAGCAGCTAAACCGAAGGTAAGAAGAGAGGAGAAAGGAAAGGGGAAGGTAATGTTACCACATTTGAATAGAGAGCAAAACTCGTAGCCTGAAGAGGTGGTGGTGTTATGGGAGTGAGTGGAGGTAGGGATAATGAGTAACGATAATATTGTGATGGGAAGGAGAATAGGGGAAGGTAGAACGTTGAACACCATATCTGAGTAATTTGGAGATTGTGGTTCCCTTCCTGGAAAATAAAGAGAACATAAGCAAATATTTAACTAATCACATGGCAATCATAGGTAGAATTTATTTGTCCGGGGAAGGGAACGACTTACAAGTTTGACTAATGGACTACATGATTCATGTGATGGGCCATGGCATGAAAATACATGCCATTAAATACATTAACTACGGGAGAATATGCTACACTAACCCTATGTTTGATACTTCAAAACCATTAGATATTTCATCAGTTTTGTTTAGAATTAAacattaattacataatataattaattatattttaattaataggcTAAATGATTATATCAAATATATAcatgattatttattttatattttttattatcattGTCATTACATAATCACTATTAGTACCATAACTATATAATCATTGCCGCCATCACCACCATTCAATAATCACCTCCACCACGTAGCCACTAATACACCACCACGATTACCGCCATCATCAGATCTCTATTCACCATATTTGTTGCCACTCCACTTGATCACTACTGTAACATCCACCATTTTTTTATGGGAAATGTCGATGAAATTTAGGGTTTCACGAATGGTGGAAATAGTATTAAGTGTTTGTATGTACTATAATTGTTATGTTAAAGAGTTTAAGAGCTGGTTTTCTTGTAAGTTAAAGTTTGAGGTCTTTTTTCAGGCAGTATGGACTTtggtagtctatacatgggctttCGGTAGCCTCAAGTTGGGCTTTCGGTAGCCTCAAGTTGGGCTTTCGGCAGTCAAAGGTATAAAAGGTTGAAATGACCCGTCTTTCTTCAAAGGAAGCTCAATCTTTTTCTCTTTACCAACCCCTTTCTCTACTGTTACGTGCAAACTGAGTTTTGAACAAATCCTTCTcaaattttattcattttcaCAATCTTTCTTCTTTTGATCAAGTTTGGTGTCTTCAATCCTATTAATGTGTTATAGCAAAAGTATAGTTAAAACTTCAAGGAATGTAAGTTTCTACTTGCATGTGAGATTTTAAGTAAATGTTTCAAGTTTCTTTGGATCTTATTAAAGTGATTATATGCATGAGCTCTAGTTTTGTGCAAGGAGGTGGTAGTTGGGTTGGAATTCCTTCTCTTTTAGAAATTTTGAGTTAGGATTCTTAAAGGTTAAGAGAACTATGGATGCATGTTGTGGTTTGGTTTCTTAAAGTTAGTATAGTGCTATAGTTGGAACTTATTTGTTGAGTTGAAGATTTGGACATTTGAATTTGTTTTCAATTGTTGGAAATCTTTGAAGATTGATGGGTTTTTGTTATGAATGTTCAAGTTTTGTTtgattcatgttgatgtgttaagCTTAAAAGCATTAATTAGTTAGTTTATGGCTTAACTATAAATTTGAATTGAGTTTTTTTAGTGTTAAGCATGTGTCGATTTTGTTTTAGGGAGGAAGATTTGTTGCAGTTTGAATTGAGACTTCTGAAAATTTCTAGGTTCTGCTACTGAGAACCATTATTTCAGCAGCCGGAGTGGATACTGCTTCTCAAAGTTTTTTTAAGATTAGGACTTTAGCAATCAAAGTTCCTTATTTCGGCAGCAGAAGTAGTTGCTACCTGCTAATGACATTTAAGGTTCAAGACTTTGGCAGCCAAAGTAACTGTTACCTATCGAAAGCATATAAGGTTCATGACTTCGACAGCCGAATTTGCTTCTGCCTATCttatttccctttttattttaaaGCTCTAAAACTTATTTTTATATCCCAAATAAACCTAGAATAAGTTGTATGATGTATGTATAGAGTTATAAAGATTCAGACAACTCATTAAGGTCTGTCTTTTAGAGGATCGAACTTAAGAGACCCAGAAAGCTACAGTTAAAGAATAGCTACTATTTGTGTTTTCGGTGTTAATAGGTTATACGAGATGAGTAACACTAACCCTAACAAATAATAACTTCTTTAATTAATTGTAAATTAATTCATGACCATTCACATGCATCATTTCATGATTTTATTAGGTTGTATGTATCTAGAATATAAATATATTGTATTACTGCATATATAATTGTTGATGCTCGATAGATATTGGATGACCCACTGATTTCCCTTATGATGTGGATATGTTACAAATATGTTATAATCATGCATGATATAATGTGGTAAGATCACGTGAGGCCTAATAAGCCCCTGACTCACTATTTATGATAGAGGAAGACCTGAGGAGCTCCTTTATGAGTCGGACACATTGGTTATGTTATGTAATAAGAGAAAACCCTCTTAGGAGCATCTTTATGAGCTGAGCACTTTGGTTATTAGGAAATCACTAGTAACAAGTCTATCTGATGTCAATTGTTCGTGTTGTGCAAACTCATATGATTGATgtattgcatatgtatgaattgAATAATATGATAAATGGAAATTAGTTGGTTTAGTCACTAAGCTTTCCAAAGCTTACATCTTTCCCTTAACCCCAGGTGAAGTGTTACAGGATTAGAGATATATACTAGAAAGGATAGCAAGAACCTAAAGTCTAGCAAGTTTTACATGTATGATTTAAGTTATAGTATGtcaatagtatgccctagagcatattatttagtatgtatcttgtacatcttttattaataaaaggcattttcatttttccatttatataatatgtttatgtgtaatagaaaaggtccattgatattttgttagaaattctattcttaagttgttaagaatatgagtgatagtacttctagcacaaagtatcataaatagattcacaatcgaggatacttcacaataaggacatgacttatccagtaaaattgtattcatgtttgttcccaagttatttatatgagatgtaaataagatggaatggtgagtctcgtgccatataacaaacatgataggcacttatacatgataagtaggtcgaactagtgacatttatgacaagcacatagagtttactcttgtcaatgtattgtcataaatcatatcagtgcatataaactttagacctgagatagcacagttatcttgtatgtaggtggtttgagtttgatactgctttcatacttgtactgtgtatgggtatatgggcatgtgttggctcctactagttatatatggaggtaggtgttgatcaagatagaatctgttcctctaagtaaatagggataaaatcccatgttcatttaattgttcgtgatgtttcaagttcctagccaggacagatagatttaatcagaaaagagtttttgatgagaaaatctttttaatcaagaactggaattaaaagagaacataatattcatagcaaatggagtttgacataaactatgacgccagctcgaattgagattttataacagagagattctagtgcatggtaacatatgattataggttcatttaaggtaaaccttattactgattgggtggccatggcttgctatgctaggtgttaaccatggtttatgaggtgcataaaatgatttagagaaatcatttatggtaaaaagagttctgatgatattaagagttgatatcatgtctcattgccaattagtaatgagcctagtaagtcacacacatacacaagtaattaccaaattaaatatgatttaattaattaattaaagagtttaattgattaattaaataggtttggtttgcaattagattgcaaagtccctagcatggcttgaaaccaaatctaagttattggatgtataatataagttaaatttatatttaaagtgtttaaatatgaatttaattaatgagaaattaattaatagatattaattaattaatttatatttgatataaattgattagaagaagagaaataattattttgggttg
Above is a genomic segment from Hevea brasiliensis isolate MT/VB/25A 57/8 chromosome 17, ASM3005281v1, whole genome shotgun sequence containing:
- the LOC110649940 gene encoding rust resistance kinase Lr10, with protein sequence MVFNVLPSPILLPITILSLLIIPTSTHSHNTTTSSGYEFCSLFKCGNITFPFPFSSLLTFGLAAQDCGLPGYQIACDESSSLSGIILSGRRYQVKNLFLSERLITVIDMQLIKDLMAGSCTSLRNLTIMASGYIPPLSLPPWATNVSLLQCPGELKLPHEFLEKVVRNYTCRGGDALYLWQNGSQFDPPRLSPSLNMKGCSLIRIPVSMASYGFLIDRNRKHRIELVDVLADGFPLTWPNFEECNSCNATGGRCGFDGSLRRIVCLHENQCQKKWIKWELILGVAAGCSATAIIVVALMRKRISTALIKTESQNTGEGINTKRFIRTYRSGLLTNYTHNDIKKMTKGFKEKLGEGGCGNVYKGNLSDGRLVAVKLLEKSNHIGHDFINEIATIGRIHHVNVISLLGFSWNGSRQALIYEYMPNGSLADLLSNEEFCLSLGMSRMLEIAIGIAHGIEYLHNGCESRILHLDIKPQNVLLDQNFNPKISDFGLAKIYSRSQSAVLMTNAKGTIGYIAPEIFMRNFGNASHKSDVYSFGMLLLEMFEGKNRIEPGTTTSSEAYFPSCIYKLVEQKNLESYEHEDANIVTKMVLVGLWCIQINPKERPSMTRVLEMLTGDADAIEVPPKPFLFSPPRLQHEIDIASIGESDISELDFASNSFEMENTSTDHASLGC